One genomic segment of Desulforamulus reducens MI-1 includes these proteins:
- the nifV gene encoding homocitrate synthase yields the protein MDNRKIWIVDTTLRDGEQTAGVVFANREKVRIAQFLNELGVDQIEAGIPVMGGDEQEAIKEICKLGLKSSIMGWNRPVLKDIESSIACGVDAVAISISTSDIHIKHKLKTSREWVLEHMVRATEFAKKEGMYISVNAEDASRSDLNFLIEFAKAAKQAGADRLRYCDTVGILEPFTCYDNIKKLKEAVDIEVEMHTHNDFGMATANAFAGVKAGANWVGVTITGLGERAGNSPLEEVVMALKHLYDIDLNFKTEMFREVAEYVARASGRELHCSKAIVGSNMFAHESGIHADGAIKNPKTYEAFQPEEVGLERQIVIGKHSGSASLRMKFAEYGIDLSKEEAEELLPKIRSASVSLKRSLFDKELVYIYEDHFGKRD from the coding sequence GTGGATAACAGAAAAATTTGGATTGTAGATACAACATTGCGTGACGGCGAGCAAACCGCCGGCGTGGTGTTTGCAAACAGAGAAAAGGTGCGAATTGCACAGTTTCTCAATGAACTGGGTGTTGATCAAATTGAAGCAGGTATTCCTGTAATGGGTGGAGACGAGCAGGAAGCAATTAAAGAAATTTGCAAACTGGGTCTAAAGTCTAGCATTATGGGCTGGAATCGCCCGGTGCTTAAAGATATTGAATCATCCATAGCCTGCGGAGTGGATGCTGTGGCCATATCCATTTCTACATCGGACATTCATATTAAGCATAAGCTAAAAACCAGTCGTGAATGGGTTCTGGAGCATATGGTTCGGGCCACGGAATTTGCCAAAAAGGAAGGCATGTATATTTCTGTTAACGCAGAGGATGCTTCCCGTAGTGATCTGAATTTTTTAATTGAGTTTGCCAAGGCCGCTAAGCAGGCTGGTGCAGACCGGCTTCGCTACTGCGATACGGTTGGTATTTTGGAACCCTTTACCTGTTATGATAACATTAAAAAGCTAAAGGAAGCAGTGGACATTGAGGTTGAAATGCACACCCATAATGACTTTGGCATGGCAACAGCCAATGCCTTTGCCGGGGTTAAGGCCGGGGCCAATTGGGTAGGGGTAACCATTACAGGTTTGGGTGAACGAGCTGGTAACTCACCTTTGGAAGAAGTTGTTATGGCCTTAAAGCATCTCTATGATATTGACTTGAATTTTAAAACTGAGATGTTTCGAGAAGTGGCAGAATATGTTGCCCGGGCCTCTGGCCGGGAATTACACTGCAGTAAGGCCATTGTAGGTTCCAATATGTTTGCCCATGAGTCTGGTATTCATGCCGACGGGGCCATTAAGAACCCTAAAACCTATGAAGCATTCCAACCGGAAGAAGTGGGCTTGGAACGGCAGATCGTGATTGGTAAACATTCCGGCAGTGCTTCCCTGAGAATGAAGTTTGCCGAGTATGGCATTGACTTATCCAAGGAAGAAGCCGAAGAATTATTGCCTAAAATACGTTCTGCATCAGTATCCTTAAAGCGATCCTTGTTTGATAAAGAATTGGTTTATATCTATGAAGATCATTTCGGAAAGAGGGATTAA
- the gatB gene encoding Asp-tRNA(Asn)/Glu-tRNA(Gln) amidotransferase subunit GatB: MTQQYETVIGIEVHVELKTNTKIFCNSTTEFGGDPNHHTCPVCLGLPGTLPVLNKKVVEYAVRASLALNCQVANFSKFDRKNYYYPDLPKNYQISQYDLPIAEHGYLDIVADGQPKRIGITRLHMEEDAGKLVHQGNIVTTPYSLVDYNRTGVPLIEIVSEPDMRSSEEARAYVEKLKAIVQYTGVSDCRMEEGSLRCDVNVSVRPVGQKEFGTKAEIKNLNSFRALQRALDFEVERQIGVLESGGRIIQETRTWDEARGITVSMRSKEEAHDYRYFPDPDLVPLVLDNQWIDFIRESLPELPDQRRSRYITEYGLPEYDAALLTLTKEMSDYFEEVMEHYNNPKAISNWIMGELSRLLNAGGIEITACKIKPAQLAEMLKLLDKGTISGKIAKAVFEEMFASGKDPEAIVKEKGLVQISDEGAIASIVDEVIAANPKSVQDYQAGKTQAIGFLVGQVMKATKGKANPEMVNKMLREKL; this comes from the coding sequence ATGACACAACAGTATGAAACTGTCATCGGTATTGAAGTACACGTTGAACTGAAAACCAACACAAAGATTTTTTGTAACTCCACCACCGAATTTGGTGGGGATCCAAACCATCATACCTGTCCCGTGTGTCTGGGACTCCCCGGTACCCTACCGGTGTTAAACAAAAAAGTGGTAGAATATGCGGTGCGGGCATCCCTGGCACTGAACTGTCAGGTAGCCAACTTCTCCAAGTTTGACCGTAAAAATTACTATTATCCGGATTTACCGAAAAACTATCAGATTTCCCAGTACGATCTGCCCATTGCTGAGCATGGTTATCTGGATATTGTGGCGGATGGACAGCCAAAACGCATTGGCATCACCCGTTTACATATGGAAGAGGATGCAGGTAAACTGGTACACCAGGGGAATATCGTAACTACTCCTTACTCCCTGGTGGACTATAACCGTACGGGTGTACCTTTAATTGAAATTGTTTCTGAACCGGATATGAGATCATCAGAAGAAGCCAGGGCCTATGTGGAAAAGCTGAAGGCAATTGTCCAGTACACTGGTGTATCTGATTGCCGGATGGAAGAGGGCAGCCTGCGCTGCGACGTAAACGTGTCGGTTCGTCCAGTGGGGCAAAAGGAATTCGGGACCAAGGCTGAGATTAAAAATCTTAACTCCTTTAGAGCATTACAGCGGGCTCTGGATTTTGAGGTTGAAAGACAAATAGGTGTGTTGGAATCCGGCGGAAGGATTATTCAGGAAACCCGCACCTGGGATGAGGCAAGGGGTATTACCGTTTCCATGCGCAGTAAGGAAGAGGCCCATGACTACCGCTATTTCCCAGATCCAGATCTGGTACCTCTGGTGTTGGATAACCAGTGGATTGATTTTATTCGTGAATCACTGCCAGAATTACCAGATCAGCGTCGGAGTCGGTATATTACAGAATATGGTTTACCGGAATATGATGCCGCGCTATTAACCTTAACCAAAGAAATGTCCGACTACTTTGAAGAAGTTATGGAGCATTATAATAATCCCAAAGCTATTAGCAACTGGATCATGGGTGAACTGAGCCGTCTGCTTAATGCTGGTGGAATTGAGATTACCGCTTGTAAAATAAAGCCTGCCCAGTTGGCGGAAATGTTAAAACTATTGGATAAAGGGACCATTAGTGGCAAGATTGCCAAAGCCGTTTTTGAAGAAATGTTTGCCTCTGGTAAAGACCCGGAAGCAATTGTAAAAGAAAAGGGTCTGGTCCAGATCTCCGATGAGGGTGCCATTGCTTCTATTGTAGATGAAGTGATTGCTGCCAATCCAAAATCAGTACAGGATTATCAAGCAGGTAAAACCCAGGCCATTGGCTTCCTGGTGGGCCAAGTCATGAAAGCCACCAAGGGTAAAGCGAACCCAGAGATGGTTAATAAAATGCTGCGGGAAAAATTATAA
- a CDS encoding mannose-1-phosphate guanyltransferase, with protein MKAIIMAGGEGTRLRPLTCGLPKPMMPVCNRPMMEHILHLLKKHGVHDIGVTLQYLPEAIRGYFGNGADFNVHMRYYVEEVPLGTAGSVKNAQKFLDETFIVISGDALTDLDLSQALEFHRKKGAIATLVLTPVDIPLEYGVVITNGDGHITQFLEKPGWGEVFSDTVNTGIYILEPEVLNYFEPGQKFDFSNDLFPILLKEKQPLFGVSLSGYWCDIGNLQQYVQAHQDCLTGKVSVSIPGEQVAPGVWVGENTQIQAGAKIIGPALIGQNCKIGAAAVLGTYSVIGNNCLIGDQSTLKRSVLWDGVYLGSRAAIRGAVVGSGVKINTNASVYEGAVIGSGSIIKERALLKPDVKLWPDKVVESGATVESSLVWGTAKPKGLFGIEGITGLSNIDITPEFSSRVGAAFGTNLPVGTRVGISCDRFAASRMIKEALACGLQSTGIQVVDFCQGITPMHRYAVQASNCQAGIHVRISSQRADKVNLLFTNDRGGNISRGQERKVENTLAREDVRRVEVQQILPIITMPQAAETYIEHLTGAVNTTALKKSGQQLVLLYDLDNLDHFVSGALSSLGISLERFAADQSTAEPRDWQWYQQYLQELAHTVQNKGRAAGAIIDPNGDRLILVDGRGNVISDDLLTALISLIILKEQAGPVIVPITAPRAIEALARKYQGSVVRTKTSQQDFINKIINHQVSNNAATHHYLMNFDALLALLKVLEFCACKDITLEELIKEIPNTFLNQVKVEVPWEDKGRVIRRLIEEQDNDMELLDGVKVYHTNGWALVLPDPEEPVCRIFTEGDSMEIAEELTHFYTDKIKQIIAT; from the coding sequence ATGAAGGCTATTATTATGGCTGGTGGCGAAGGTACCCGGTTAAGGCCATTAACCTGTGGTTTGCCGAAACCCATGATGCCGGTATGTAATCGCCCAATGATGGAACATATATTGCATTTATTAAAAAAACACGGGGTACATGATATCGGGGTAACCTTGCAATACTTACCTGAAGCCATCCGAGGTTATTTTGGTAATGGAGCTGATTTTAATGTGCATATGCGTTACTATGTGGAAGAAGTGCCCCTAGGAACTGCCGGCAGTGTCAAAAATGCTCAGAAATTCCTTGACGAAACCTTTATTGTGATCAGCGGTGATGCCCTTACAGATTTGGATTTAAGCCAGGCCCTGGAGTTTCATCGCAAGAAGGGTGCCATTGCCACATTGGTCTTAACGCCAGTTGATATTCCACTGGAGTATGGAGTTGTGATCACCAATGGTGATGGCCATATTACTCAATTTCTGGAAAAACCCGGTTGGGGAGAAGTATTTAGCGATACGGTCAATACTGGCATTTACATTTTAGAGCCAGAAGTACTTAACTATTTTGAACCAGGCCAGAAGTTTGATTTTAGTAATGATTTATTTCCTATTTTGCTGAAGGAAAAGCAGCCCTTGTTTGGAGTTTCCCTTTCTGGTTATTGGTGTGATATTGGGAATTTACAGCAATATGTCCAGGCACATCAGGATTGCTTAACGGGTAAGGTTTCTGTATCGATACCTGGGGAGCAAGTGGCTCCGGGTGTTTGGGTAGGAGAAAATACGCAAATTCAAGCAGGGGCCAAAATTATAGGTCCAGCATTAATTGGGCAAAATTGCAAAATAGGCGCGGCTGCTGTGTTAGGCACCTACTCTGTAATTGGTAATAATTGTTTGATTGGAGACCAGTCAACCCTGAAAAGAAGTGTGTTGTGGGATGGTGTTTACCTAGGCAGCAGGGCTGCTATTCGGGGAGCTGTGGTGGGCAGTGGTGTAAAGATTAACACCAATGCTTCGGTATATGAAGGTGCAGTAATTGGCAGCGGCTCTATAATAAAAGAGCGCGCTCTGTTGAAGCCCGATGTCAAGCTATGGCCTGACAAAGTGGTGGAGTCTGGTGCAACCGTAGAAAGTAGCCTTGTTTGGGGAACAGCTAAGCCCAAAGGACTCTTTGGTATTGAAGGCATTACGGGTTTGAGCAATATTGATATTACGCCTGAATTTTCCAGTCGGGTAGGGGCTGCCTTCGGTACCAATCTGCCGGTGGGTACAAGGGTTGGTATTTCCTGCGATCGTTTTGCAGCATCCCGCATGATTAAAGAGGCCCTGGCCTGTGGCTTACAGTCAACAGGCATCCAAGTGGTGGATTTTTGTCAAGGAATTACTCCCATGCACCGTTACGCGGTGCAAGCCAGCAACTGTCAGGCAGGTATACACGTTCGCATAAGTTCTCAACGGGCTGATAAGGTTAATTTGCTTTTTACCAATGACAGGGGCGGCAATATATCCCGGGGACAGGAACGGAAGGTTGAAAACACCCTAGCCAGAGAAGATGTTCGCCGGGTGGAGGTCCAACAAATTCTTCCTATTATCACTATGCCCCAAGCGGCGGAAACCTATATTGAGCATTTAACTGGAGCGGTTAACACCACTGCATTAAAGAAGTCTGGTCAACAACTTGTATTATTGTATGACCTAGATAATCTAGACCATTTTGTCTCGGGAGCACTGTCCTCCCTGGGCATTTCCTTAGAGCGTTTTGCGGCAGATCAGTCCACTGCGGAACCAAGGGATTGGCAATGGTACCAGCAATACCTGCAAGAGCTGGCCCATACAGTACAAAATAAAGGCAGAGCAGCCGGTGCTATTATCGACCCCAATGGTGACAGGCTTATCCTAGTAGATGGCCGAGGAAATGTAATAAGTGATGATCTGTTAACAGCCCTAATTTCCCTTATTATTCTGAAAGAACAGGCTGGTCCTGTCATTGTGCCGATCACAGCTCCCAGGGCCATCGAGGCATTGGCTAGGAAATATCAAGGAAGCGTAGTACGTACCAAAACCTCCCAACAAGACTTTATAAACAAGATTATCAATCACCAGGTCTCAAATAATGCGGCAACCCATCATTATCTAATGAATTTTGATGCCTTGCTTGCATTGCTAAAGGTACTTGAGTTTTGTGCCTGCAAAGATATAACCTTGGAAGAATTAATCAAGGAGATCCCAAACACTTTTTTAAATCAAGTCAAAGTGGAGGTTCCCTGGGAAGACAAGGGCAGGGTTATCCGGCGGCTCATTGAGGAGCAAGACAATGACATGGAACTACTGGATGGGGTAAAGGTCTATCATACTAACGGTTGGGCTCTGGTATTACCAGACCCGGAGGAACCGGTATGCCGGATTTTCACAGAAGGGGATTCCATGGAAATTGCAGAGGAGTTAACCCATTTTTATACCGATAAAATAAAACAAATTATTGCAACCTAG
- the gatC gene encoding Asp-tRNA(Asn)/Glu-tRNA(Gln) amidotransferase subunit GatC: protein MISKQDVEHVALLARLELKEEEKELYTQQLNKILDAARALQELNTDDVPPTAHVLPIQNVFREDKVGKHIDPEKALANAPDREENFFKVPKIV from the coding sequence TTGATTAGTAAACAAGATGTTGAGCATGTGGCTTTGCTGGCTCGCTTGGAATTAAAAGAAGAGGAAAAAGAGTTGTACACCCAACAGTTAAATAAAATCCTGGATGCAGCAAGGGCATTGCAGGAACTGAATACTGACGATGTGCCTCCCACAGCCCATGTTCTCCCCATACAGAACGTTTTTAGGGAAGATAAGGTAGGAAAGCATATTGACCCGGAAAAAGCCCTAGCCAATGCTCCGGACCGGGAAGAAAACTTTTTTAAAGTGCCGAAAATTGTTTAG
- a CDS encoding 3-isopropylmalate dehydratase small subunit: protein MKFQGKSHKFDNDVNTDYIISGKYKFKTLDMNELAKHVMEDLDPDFYSKVTPGDFIVAGSNFGCGSSREQAPLAIKHANISAVLAKSFARIFYRNAINTGLPVLECDTDLIDPGDLLDVDLTNGVIINRTKDLKISVKPLPQVMIKILNDGGLAPHFRKYGGFNFG from the coding sequence ATGAAATTTCAAGGAAAAAGCCATAAGTTTGATAATGATGTTAATACCGATTATATAATATCGGGTAAATATAAGTTTAAAACATTGGATATGAATGAACTGGCAAAACATGTTATGGAAGATTTGGACCCTGATTTTTACAGCAAGGTTACTCCCGGAGATTTTATTGTTGCCGGCAGTAATTTTGGCTGTGGTTCCTCTAGGGAACAGGCACCTCTGGCCATTAAACATGCTAATATCAGTGCTGTTTTAGCCAAGTCCTTTGCCCGGATTTTTTATCGCAATGCCATTAATACTGGTTTGCCGGTGCTGGAATGTGATACCGATTTAATTGATCCCGGTGATTTACTGGATGTGGATCTAACAAACGGTGTTATCATTAACCGTACTAAAGATTTAAAAATTTCTGTAAAGCCACTGCCCCAGGTGATGATTAAAATTCTAAATGATGGGGGATTGGCACCGCACTTTCGAAAATACGGTGGTTTCAACTTTGGTTAG
- a CDS encoding 3-isopropylmalate dehydratase large subunit produces MKIISERGINLGKTIIEKILSSHSGQDCQANDIVVAQVDFVMGQDGTSPLAIRAYENMDGKELFDPEKVALVIDHSSPSPLEGVSALHKIMRQFAKQKGCHLYDIGEGVCHQLIPESGKVGPGSLVIGADSHTCTYGALNAFSTGVGSTDLAGGLISGKMWFKVPETIKFVCNGVLPSGVYAKDLILYLIGQVTADGCTYMAAEYTGEAIAALSMEGRFTISNMAIEMGAKAGLMEADDKTFAWLKQYTERQFTAVSADANANYYKVLELDVSNLEPQVAKPHRVDNVSPLSEVKGLPIQQAFLGTCTNGRLEDLRIAASILAGKKVHPDVRFIVAPASRKIYLEAMEEGVIQRLVEAGAAVVTPGCGPCVGTHNGVPSDGETVISTANRNFKGRMGNSNAEIYLASPATVAASALTGVISDPRDFVK; encoded by the coding sequence ATGAAGATCATTTCGGAAAGAGGGATTAATTTGGGCAAAACTATTATTGAGAAGATATTATCTTCTCATAGCGGCCAGGATTGCCAGGCCAATGACATCGTGGTAGCCCAGGTTGATTTTGTCATGGGACAGGACGGTACATCACCGCTGGCTATTCGGGCCTATGAAAATATGGACGGCAAGGAACTATTTGATCCAGAAAAGGTTGCCTTGGTTATTGACCATAGTTCTCCCAGCCCCCTAGAAGGGGTATCTGCTTTACATAAAATTATGCGTCAGTTTGCTAAGCAAAAGGGTTGTCACCTTTATGACATTGGGGAAGGGGTTTGTCACCAACTGATTCCCGAAAGTGGTAAGGTTGGTCCGGGTAGTCTGGTCATTGGTGCAGACAGTCATACCTGTACCTACGGGGCATTGAATGCTTTTTCCACCGGGGTTGGCTCCACGGACCTAGCCGGAGGACTGATTTCCGGCAAAATGTGGTTCAAGGTACCGGAAACCATTAAATTTGTCTGCAATGGTGTACTGCCCAGCGGAGTTTATGCCAAGGATTTAATTCTCTACTTAATTGGTCAGGTAACTGCCGATGGTTGTACCTATATGGCAGCGGAATACACCGGTGAGGCCATTGCTGCGTTGTCCATGGAAGGCCGCTTCACCATATCCAACATGGCCATTGAAATGGGGGCCAAGGCTGGTTTAATGGAAGCCGATGATAAAACCTTTGCATGGCTGAAACAATACACAGAACGGCAATTCACAGCGGTTTCTGCCGATGCTAATGCCAATTACTATAAGGTACTGGAACTTGATGTTTCCAATCTGGAGCCCCAAGTGGCTAAACCCCACCGGGTGGATAACGTATCTCCCCTATCAGAGGTAAAAGGACTTCCTATTCAACAGGCCTTTTTAGGAACCTGTACTAACGGTCGTCTGGAGGATCTGCGGATTGCTGCTTCAATCCTAGCTGGTAAAAAGGTTCATCCAGATGTACGGTTTATTGTAGCACCTGCATCCCGTAAGATATATCTGGAAGCTATGGAAGAAGGAGTCATTCAGCGGTTGGTGGAAGCCGGTGCTGCGGTTGTTACACCCGGTTGCGGTCCCTGTGTGGGTACTCACAATGGTGTTCCTTCAGACGGTGAAACCGTCATTTCCACGGCAAACCGTAATTTCAAGGGGCGCATGGGCAACAGCAATGCAGAAATTTACCTGGCTTCTCCGGCAACGGTGGCAGCCTCAGCATTGACAGGTGTCATTAGCGACCCCAGAGACTTCGTAAAGTAG
- the gatA gene encoding Asp-tRNA(Asn)/Glu-tRNA(Gln) amidotransferase subunit GatA — MDLFQLTAHQLHQLLTKKEISALDITEAVYNRIEQVEDKVKSYLTLTREQAEIKARQVDQKIAAGESIGPLAGIPIAIKDNMCTQGIRTTCASKILYNFVPPYSATSVEKVYTADMVMVGKTNMDEFAMGSSTENSGFHLTHNPWDLDRVPGGSSGGSAAAVAAGEAIISLGSDTGGSIRQPAALCGVVGMKPTYGSVSRYGLVAYASSLDQIGPFTRDVTDMAHVLNVICGHDPMDSTSANLKQTDYTQFLTNDIKGMKIGVPREYMADGIDPQVREKIKAAIQKLTELGAHVEETSMPHTDYAMPAYYLIATAEASSNLARYDGVRYGLRVEEARDLVDMFMRSRSQGFGDEVKRRIMLGTYSLSAGYYDAYYLKALKVRTLIKQDFDRAFEKYDALLSPTSPTTAFKIGEMVNDPIQMYLQDVCTIPVNLAGIPAISLPCGLANNLPVGLQLMGKAFDEGTLLRIAYTLEQNTEYTRLRPEI, encoded by the coding sequence TTGGATCTCTTTCAGCTTACTGCCCACCAGCTTCATCAACTGCTTACGAAAAAAGAAATCTCTGCGCTGGATATAACCGAAGCTGTTTACAACCGTATTGAGCAGGTTGAGGATAAAGTTAAGTCCTACCTTACGCTTACCAGGGAACAGGCCGAAATAAAGGCCCGACAGGTGGACCAAAAAATTGCCGCCGGAGAGTCCATTGGACCCTTGGCGGGTATTCCCATTGCCATTAAGGACAACATGTGCACCCAGGGGATTCGTACCACCTGTGCATCTAAGATCCTTTACAACTTTGTTCCCCCATACTCCGCCACCTCAGTGGAAAAGGTTTATACTGCGGATATGGTTATGGTGGGAAAAACCAACATGGATGAATTTGCCATGGGTTCTTCCACGGAAAACTCGGGCTTTCATTTAACCCACAACCCCTGGGATTTGGACCGAGTTCCCGGCGGGTCCAGTGGTGGATCAGCTGCAGCAGTGGCTGCCGGGGAAGCGATTATTTCCTTGGGTTCTGACACCGGTGGTTCCATTCGCCAGCCTGCTGCCCTTTGCGGTGTAGTAGGAATGAAACCAACCTACGGTAGTGTATCTCGCTATGGGCTGGTGGCTTATGCGTCCTCTCTGGATCAAATTGGACCTTTCACTCGGGATGTTACAGACATGGCCCATGTCCTTAACGTGATCTGCGGCCATGACCCGATGGACAGTACTTCGGCCAATTTAAAACAGACAGACTATACCCAGTTTCTTACCAACGATATTAAGGGTATGAAAATTGGTGTGCCCCGGGAATATATGGCGGACGGCATTGACCCGCAGGTTAGGGAAAAAATCAAAGCTGCCATCCAAAAACTTACAGAGCTGGGCGCTCATGTTGAAGAAACCAGCATGCCCCATACGGATTATGCCATGCCAGCTTATTATCTAATTGCTACAGCCGAGGCAAGCTCCAACCTAGCCCGCTATGACGGAGTACGCTACGGCCTGAGGGTTGAAGAGGCCCGTGATTTAGTGGATATGTTCATGCGCAGCCGCAGCCAGGGCTTTGGTGATGAAGTGAAGCGCCGCATTATGTTGGGAACCTATTCCCTGTCTGCGGGCTACTACGATGCTTACTATCTAAAGGCTCTAAAGGTGCGAACCCTAATAAAACAAGACTTTGATCGTGCCTTTGAAAAATATGATGCACTGTTATCACCCACTTCTCCCACAACTGCCTTTAAAATTGGAGAAATGGTCAATGACCCCATCCAGATGTATTTACAGGATGTTTGCACCATACCGGTGAACTTGGCAGGCATTCCGGCAATCTCTCTGCCCTGCGGTCTGGCCAATAACCTGCCTGTGGGTCTGCAGCTAATGGGCAAAGCCTTTGATGAAGGAACTCTTTTGAGAATTGCCTATACCTTAGAGCAAAATACGGAATATACAAGGCTTCGGCCTGAGATATAG
- a CDS encoding RidA family protein gives MHEKKVISTDKAPAAIGPYSQAIAFGPLIFTSGQIPFDPATGNLVAGDIQEQTRRSLENIKAILEAAGASMEQVVKTTVFVKDMNDFEKINQVYGEYFPNPSPARSLVQVARLPRDVGIEIEVIAAPGHGHAESGGGGCGCGH, from the coding sequence TTGCACGAGAAAAAAGTTATCAGCACCGACAAAGCTCCTGCTGCCATTGGTCCTTACTCCCAGGCCATTGCCTTTGGTCCATTAATTTTTACTTCTGGTCAAATTCCCTTTGACCCCGCCACCGGTAATCTGGTTGCCGGAGATATACAGGAGCAAACCCGCCGCAGTCTGGAAAACATTAAGGCAATCCTAGAAGCCGCCGGTGCCAGCATGGAACAGGTAGTCAAGACCACCGTATTCGTAAAGGATATGAATGATTTTGAGAAGATTAACCAGGTTTACGGTGAGTATTTCCCCAATCCTTCGCCGGCTCGTTCCCTGGTTCAGGTAGCTCGCCTACCAAGGGATGTGGGTATTGAGATTGAGGTTATTGCTGCACCGGGTCATGGTCATGCTGAAAGTGGTGGCGGTGGTTGCGGCTGCGGACATTAG
- a CDS encoding glycosyltransferase family 4 protein: MRVVTFSWEYPPLSVGGLAQHVYDLTIAMARQDVDLHVITCGSPDTPDYEKIQGVHVYRVTSFKVSSPDFVTWVMQLNMAMIERFITLFHELEQVDIIHAHDWLVAYAAKVCKHSHKIPLISTIHATEWGRNNGLHNDIQRHISDIEWWLTYESWRVICCSEYMQGQLTHIFQLPVDKINIIPNGVEPTNFKFDPKTPVKRDTFANPHEKIVYYVGRLVPEKGVQVLLEAVPKILHYHPNTKFVIAGKGSFEGELKHKAVQIGISDKIYFTGYVNDMTRNSLYHYADVAVFPSLYEPFGIVALEAMAAQTPVVVSDNGGLGEIVQHGFNGMKSYTGNANSLADSILHCLMDNNSARQMKERAYNDVIKKYNWQGIAKQTRQVYQEIIDADQKAPWKKEKLIGKVVRTVAH; this comes from the coding sequence TTGAGGGTTGTCACTTTTTCCTGGGAATACCCGCCCTTAAGTGTGGGAGGGTTAGCTCAGCATGTCTATGATTTAACCATTGCAATGGCTAGACAGGATGTAGACCTTCATGTAATAACCTGCGGGAGCCCAGATACACCAGATTATGAAAAAATACAGGGTGTGCATGTATATCGGGTTACTTCTTTTAAGGTTTCTTCCCCGGATTTTGTTACCTGGGTTATGCAGTTAAACATGGCTATGATTGAAAGGTTTATTACCTTATTTCATGAACTGGAGCAGGTTGATATCATACATGCCCACGATTGGTTGGTGGCCTATGCGGCCAAGGTTTGTAAACATTCCCACAAGATCCCCCTGATATCCACTATCCATGCCACTGAGTGGGGACGGAATAACGGATTACATAATGATATTCAAAGGCACATCAGTGATATCGAATGGTGGCTAACCTATGAATCCTGGCGCGTCATTTGCTGCAGTGAATACATGCAAGGGCAGTTAACCCATATTTTTCAACTACCCGTAGATAAAATAAATATTATACCCAACGGAGTAGAACCCACAAACTTTAAATTTGACCCTAAGACACCTGTCAAGCGAGATACCTTTGCTAATCCCCATGAGAAAATTGTTTATTATGTGGGCAGGTTGGTACCTGAGAAAGGTGTACAGGTACTACTGGAGGCGGTTCCAAAGATATTACATTATCATCCTAACACCAAATTTGTCATAGCAGGAAAGGGGTCATTTGAGGGGGAGCTTAAGCATAAAGCTGTACAAATAGGGATTTCAGATAAAATCTATTTTACAGGTTATGTAAATGATATGACTCGAAATAGCCTATATCATTATGCGGATGTAGCAGTATTCCCAAGTTTATACGAGCCCTTTGGTATTGTGGCCCTGGAAGCAATGGCCGCCCAGACCCCTGTGGTGGTCTCTGACAATGGAGGTCTGGGTGAAATTGTCCAACACGGGTTCAATGGCATGAAGTCCTATACAGGTAATGCCAATTCCTTGGCAGACAGCATATTGCATTGCCTGATGGATAACAATTCTGCTCGGCAAATGAAAGAGCGGGCTTACAATGATGTGATCAAAAAATATAATTGGCAAGGTATTGCCAAACAAACCAGACAGGTATATCAGGAGATCATTGATGCGGACCAAAAAGCTCCCTGGAAAAAAGAAAAATTAATAGGCAAGGTTGTTCGGACAGTGGCCCACTAA
- a CDS encoding carbohydrate-binding protein — protein sequence MANRTNFGEPTMGAYRLKEMYEAQFPQGVVVDPTPITAGQDVVVFYDGLLAKDGAQEVYLHCGFGNLNHWNAVQDQRMAKTGYGYVKAVTMPETHTQFNFCFHDNAYNWDNNSGKNWTFQVHNGTMDGH from the coding sequence ATGGCAAATAGAACAAACTTTGGTGAACCAACAATGGGTGCCTATCGTTTAAAAGAAATGTACGAAGCGCAATTTCCCCAGGGTGTTGTGGTAGACCCTACACCCATTACGGCTGGTCAAGATGTGGTGGTATTTTATGATGGACTTTTAGCCAAGGATGGTGCCCAGGAAGTTTACTTGCACTGTGGCTTTGGTAACCTAAATCATTGGAATGCCGTGCAGGACCAAAGAATGGCTAAAACTGGTTATGGCTATGTCAAGGCTGTTACCATGCCCGAAACCCACACCCAGTTTAACTTCTGTTTTCATGACAATGCCTACAACTGGGACAATAATTCTGGTAAAAACTGGACCTTTCAGGTTCATAACGGCACAATGGATGGACACTAA